Proteins encoded within one genomic window of Prauserella marina:
- a CDS encoding bifunctional [glutamine synthetase] adenylyltransferase/[glutamine synthetase]-adenylyl-L-tyrosine phosphorylase, whose translation MVERARPTASAARFGFTDERAAADLRMLGFWDEAGPVPGCEQILTAFSRAPDPDLALRAIDRIKTADETGWPELSRALRADPVLRAQLFAVLGTSGALADFLVNTPEEWRRLTAGSGTPSDEYTAELTQAMAHDGASLTGAAAEQALRKAYRGLLLEIAADDLAHTVDPALDQPSYAQTTGALTQLADAALRAGLGVAEQELRGPTGATLAVIAMGKCGGRELNYVSDVDVVFVGEGDLQIATRLAAAMMRIVGRACFEVDAALRPEGKAGALVRTLEGHEAYYQKWARTWEFQALLKARPVAGDVELGNRYTELVAPMVWSASARENFVTDVQQMRRRVERHVPADIADRELKLGRGGLRDVEFAVQLLQLVHGRVDTAIRSASTIEALEELGAGGYVGRADAVELRVSYEFLRTLEHRLQLRGLLRTHLFPEFDDSAQLRWLARASGVRPLRGKSEAAHLVAEYRRHVQRVRRLHEKLFYRPLLEAVARVPTAVLRLTTDQAKSRLHALGYAAPDGALQHIRSLTSGVSRRAAIQQALLPMLLDLLADTPDPDGGLLAYRRVSEALADTPWYLRVLRDEAAVVEQLAMLLGTSKLVPDLLVRAPEVLHMLGESERLTARTPEEVATSLRAAARRQPGLKAAVTAARSLRRHELLRVACADLLGLLDVPAVCGALSSVWAAVLQSALAASIRQKSADIGSEPARIAVIGMGRLGGAELGYGSDADVLFVCERANGASDSEALKFATSVAETVRQVLGAPSQDPALEVDANLRPEGRSGPLVRTFDSYLAYYSRWGEVWEAQALLRARFVAGDDDLGARFIAAIGRFRYPEGGLDPSRIREVRRIKARVETERLPRGADPTTHAKLGRGGLADVEWTVQLMQLRHAHEVPGLRTPSTLAALRATAEARLADEAEINSLTEAWLLATRARNVAMLVRGKPVDQLPTSGRELAAAARIFGYSADDDPGEFLDSYRRTTRRAHAVVERLFYES comes from the coding sequence ATGGTAGAGCGTGCACGACCGACCGCTTCGGCGGCGAGGTTCGGCTTCACCGACGAGCGAGCCGCCGCGGACCTGCGAATGCTCGGGTTCTGGGACGAAGCAGGACCCGTGCCCGGTTGCGAGCAGATACTGACGGCATTCTCCCGGGCGCCGGACCCGGATCTCGCACTGCGGGCTATCGACCGGATCAAGACTGCCGACGAGACCGGTTGGCCCGAGTTGTCTCGTGCCCTGCGAGCTGATCCCGTATTGCGTGCCCAACTGTTCGCCGTGCTGGGCACCTCGGGCGCACTGGCTGACTTTCTCGTCAACACACCGGAAGAATGGCGCAGGCTGACAGCGGGATCCGGCACCCCCAGCGATGAATACACCGCCGAACTCACTCAAGCGATGGCGCACGATGGCGCCTCCCTGACCGGCGCCGCGGCGGAACAAGCTCTCCGCAAGGCGTATCGCGGGTTGCTCCTGGAGATCGCCGCCGACGATCTCGCGCATACCGTCGACCCCGCTCTCGACCAGCCCTCCTACGCGCAAACGACAGGCGCGCTCACGCAGCTCGCCGATGCCGCGCTACGAGCCGGTCTTGGCGTCGCCGAACAGGAACTGCGCGGCCCGACAGGCGCCACTCTGGCCGTCATCGCGATGGGAAAATGCGGCGGCCGCGAACTGAATTACGTCAGCGACGTCGACGTCGTCTTCGTCGGCGAGGGTGACCTCCAGATCGCGACTCGGTTGGCCGCGGCGATGATGCGCATCGTCGGCAGAGCCTGTTTCGAGGTCGATGCCGCGTTACGCCCGGAGGGCAAAGCGGGCGCACTTGTTCGCACTCTTGAGGGCCACGAGGCCTATTACCAGAAATGGGCTCGTACGTGGGAGTTTCAAGCTCTGCTCAAGGCGAGACCAGTCGCAGGCGATGTCGAACTCGGCAACCGGTACACGGAACTTGTCGCCCCCATGGTCTGGTCGGCGTCCGCGCGAGAGAACTTCGTGACCGATGTCCAGCAGATGCGTCGCAGGGTCGAGCGCCACGTACCCGCTGACATCGCCGACCGAGAACTGAAACTCGGCCGCGGCGGCCTTCGCGACGTGGAGTTCGCCGTGCAGCTCCTACAGCTCGTGCACGGCCGCGTCGATACCGCGATTCGATCGGCTTCAACGATAGAAGCGTTGGAGGAGCTCGGAGCGGGCGGCTACGTGGGGCGGGCTGATGCTGTCGAACTTCGGGTGTCCTACGAGTTCCTTCGCACTCTCGAACACCGGTTGCAGCTACGGGGACTGCTGCGAACGCACCTGTTCCCCGAATTCGATGACAGCGCACAATTGCGCTGGCTCGCCAGGGCGAGCGGAGTGCGCCCACTACGCGGAAAATCCGAAGCCGCTCATCTCGTCGCGGAGTACCGCAGACACGTCCAGCGTGTTCGCCGATTGCACGAGAAGCTGTTCTACCGACCGCTGCTGGAAGCGGTAGCGAGAGTCCCCACCGCCGTCCTCCGGCTCACTACCGACCAGGCGAAGAGTCGGCTCCACGCCCTTGGCTATGCGGCGCCGGACGGCGCCTTGCAGCACATCCGGTCTCTTACCTCGGGCGTTTCCCGGCGCGCCGCGATTCAGCAGGCTTTACTGCCCATGCTGCTGGATCTCCTCGCCGATACACCTGACCCCGACGGCGGTCTCCTCGCCTACCGGCGAGTGTCGGAAGCGTTGGCCGATACCCCGTGGTATCTACGCGTTCTCCGTGACGAGGCCGCTGTCGTCGAACAGTTGGCGATGCTGCTGGGAACGTCGAAGCTCGTTCCCGATCTGCTTGTCAGGGCACCCGAGGTCCTGCACATGCTTGGCGAGTCCGAGCGGCTCACCGCGCGGACACCGGAAGAAGTGGCGACGTCGTTGCGGGCGGCGGCGCGGCGGCAGCCGGGGCTCAAAGCCGCCGTCACCGCGGCCAGATCGTTGCGACGGCATGAACTTCTTCGTGTCGCGTGTGCGGATCTGCTCGGCCTGCTGGATGTTCCCGCCGTGTGCGGCGCGCTGTCGTCGGTGTGGGCGGCTGTGTTGCAGAGCGCGTTGGCGGCGTCGATCCGGCAGAAGAGCGCTGACATCGGGAGCGAGCCCGCGAGGATCGCCGTCATCGGAATGGGACGTCTCGGCGGAGCCGAACTGGGCTACGGTTCTGATGCCGACGTGCTATTCGTGTGCGAGCGGGCCAACGGCGCCAGTGACAGTGAGGCGTTGAAGTTCGCCACGTCTGTCGCCGAAACGGTCCGGCAGGTACTCGGCGCCCCCTCACAGGATCCGGCACTGGAGGTCGACGCCAATCTGCGGCCTGAGGGGCGCAGCGGGCCGCTTGTCCGGACCTTCGATTCCTATCTCGCCTACTACTCGCGTTGGGGCGAGGTGTGGGAAGCGCAAGCGTTGTTGCGGGCGCGCTTTGTGGCAGGGGACGACGATCTGGGCGCCCGGTTCATCGCGGCCATAGGCCGTTTCCGATACCCCGAAGGCGGCCTCGACCCTTCCCGGATACGTGAAGTGCGGCGAATCAAGGCGCGAGTCGAGACAGAGCGCCTGCCGAGGGGCGCCGATCCGACGACCCACGCCAAACTCGGCAGGGGCGGGCTTGCGGACGTGGAATGGACGGTGCAACTCATGCAACTGCGCCATGCACACGAGGTTCCCGGGTTGCGAACGCCGTCCACACTGGCGGCGTTGCGTGCCACCGCCGAAGCGCGGCTCGCGGATGAGGCTGAAATCAACTCCCTGACGGAAGCGTGGTTGCTGGCAACGCGGGCTCGCAACGTCGCGATGCTCGTGCGCGGCAAGCCCGTCGATCAACTTCCGACCTCCGGGCGTGAATTGGCGGCCGCCGCCCGCATCTTCGGCTACTCGGCGGACGACGACCCTGGCGAGTTCCTCGACTCCTACCGCCGCACCACACGCCGCGCACACGCTGTCGTCGAGCGCCTCTTCTATGAGTCGTGA
- a CDS encoding acyl-CoA thioesterase, with product MTEHESFRVQLKVRHYELDSLGHLNHTVYHGYAEVARVELMERAGALKGGLQAARLASVMLESHISFRRELRAGDAVDVTCEVKFGDGKTFRMDSNIYKLDGTLSAEITATLGLMDLERRKLVAEPRTRLEEAGVDVDLLSGA from the coding sequence GTGACTGAGCATGAATCGTTTCGCGTCCAGCTCAAGGTGCGGCACTACGAGTTGGACAGCCTTGGACACCTGAACCACACCGTCTACCACGGCTATGCCGAGGTCGCCCGGGTCGAGCTCATGGAGCGTGCGGGAGCCCTGAAGGGCGGGTTGCAGGCGGCTCGGTTGGCGTCCGTCATGCTGGAATCGCACATCAGCTTTCGCCGGGAACTGCGCGCGGGCGACGCTGTCGACGTGACCTGCGAGGTCAAATTCGGTGACGGCAAGACCTTTCGGATGGACTCCAACATCTACAAGCTGGACGGCACGCTGTCAGCCGAAATCACGGCCACTCTCGGCCTGATGGATCTGGAACGCCGCAAACTCGTGGCGGAGCCACGTACCCGGCTTGAGGAAGCGGGGGTCGACGTCGACCTTCTGTCCGGCGCGTGA
- a CDS encoding type 1 glutamine amidotransferase — MPRLLVIQPDASDPVGPLGEWFAEAGAELDVRLPPIDALPADLAGYQGLVCLGGGMNAEDDTRYPWLADVRRLLREAVGANLPTLGVCLGAQLLTVATGGKVAPGQDGPEAGASLVAKKDAAWKDPLFADLPLMQDVLQFHQDVIDRLPVRAELLASSPRYPNQAYRYGRCGYALQFHIETTPDVVREWVKSAPDVAASASEGAFTDERLAEAHADIAETWQPFAERFVRLAAGDIEPATDQPHTLPLV; from the coding sequence ATGCCGCGACTGCTGGTCATTCAGCCTGACGCCTCAGACCCTGTCGGACCGCTTGGTGAGTGGTTCGCCGAGGCGGGTGCGGAACTGGATGTGCGTCTACCGCCGATCGATGCCTTGCCTGCTGATCTTGCTGGCTACCAGGGACTGGTGTGTCTCGGGGGCGGGATGAACGCCGAGGATGATACGCGTTATCCGTGGCTGGCCGATGTACGGCGCCTGCTGAGGGAGGCCGTCGGCGCCAATCTGCCGACTCTCGGGGTGTGCCTCGGGGCGCAGCTTCTCACCGTCGCCACGGGAGGGAAGGTGGCTCCGGGCCAAGACGGCCCGGAGGCCGGCGCGAGTCTCGTCGCGAAGAAGGACGCGGCTTGGAAGGATCCGCTGTTCGCGGACCTGCCGTTGATGCAGGATGTGCTGCAATTCCACCAGGATGTCATCGACCGGCTCCCCGTGAGGGCAGAACTGCTGGCGTCGTCGCCCCGTTATCCGAATCAGGCTTACCGGTATGGCCGCTGTGGGTACGCACTCCAGTTCCATATAGAAACCACGCCCGATGTGGTCCGTGAGTGGGTCAAAAGTGCGCCGGACGTCGCGGCGAGCGCGTCCGAAGGCGCTTTCACCGACGAAAGACTGGCTGAGGCACATGCCGATATCGCCGAGACCTGGCAACCTTTCGCGGAGCGATTCGTCCGCCTCGCGGCAGGCGATATCGAACCGGCGACCGACCAGCCCCACACCCTCCCCTTGGTATGA